In a single window of the Lodderomyces elongisporus chromosome 4, complete sequence genome:
- the ELP3 gene encoding Elongator subunit (BUSCO:EOG09261VI3): MPSQTKTKQKPEKERFIQCCADISLELVASLKSSKDINLNGLIIRYAKKHKLKAQPRLTDIISSIPDQHKKYLIPKLKAKPVRTASGIAVVAVMCKPHRCPHIAYTGNICVYCPGGPDSDFEYSTQSYTGYEPTSMRAIRARYDPYEQARGRVDQLRKLGHSIDKVEYIIMGGTFMSLPIDYRENFITQLHNALTGFNGKNIDEAIEFSQQSQTKCVGITIETRPDYCTETHLSDMLKYGCTRLEIGVQSVYEDVARDTNRGHTVKAVCETFAVAKDAGYKVVSHMMPDLPNVGMERDLEQFKEYFENPDFRTDGLKLYPTLVIRGTGLYELWKQGLYKSYNANALIDLVARILALVPPWTRIYRVQRDIPMPLVTSGVENGNLRELALARMKDLGTSCRDVRTREVGIQEVHHKVVPDQVELIRRDYYANGGWETFLSYEDPKQDILIGLLRLRKASKKYTYRKEFTKQQTSIVRELHVYGSVVPLHSRDPRKFQHQGFGTLLMEEAARIAKEEHGSSKISVISGVGVRNYYAKLGYELDGPFMSKAL; this comes from the coding sequence ATGCCATCACAGACAAAGACCAAACAAAAGCCTGAGAAGGAGAGATTCATTCAGTGCTGCGCCGATATTTCTTTGGAGCTAGTTGCCTCCCTTAAATCATCAAAAGATATCAATTTAAACGGATTAATTATTAGGTATGCCAAAAAACACAAGCTTAAAGCACAACCACGACTTACAGATATCATATCTTCTATCCCTGATCAGCACAAGAAATATCTTATTCCGAAATTGAAGGCCAAGCCTGTGCGTACTGCGTCTGGTATCGCAGTTGTTGCCGTGATGTGTAAACCACATAGATGTCCACACATTGCATATACAGGAAATATTTGTGTTTATTGTCCTGGTGGCCCAGACTCTGACTTTGAGTATTCCACTCAGTCATACACAGGTTACGAACCCACCTCGATGAGAGCAATCAGAGCCAGATACGACCCTTATGAACAGGCTAGAGGGCGTGTGGATCAGTTGAGGAAATTGGGCCACTCGATAGATAAAGTGGAGTACATCATCATGGGTGGTACATTCATGTCGTTGCCTATCGATTACAGAGAAAATTTCATAACACAGTTGCATAATGCCTTGACTGGTTTCAATGGTAAGAACATTGACGAAGCTATTGAATTTTCACAACAATCCCAAACAAAATGTGTAGGTATCACAATAGAAACAAGACCGGATTATTGTACAGAGACTCATTTGAGCGATATGTTAAAGTATGGTTGTACCAGATTGGAAATAGGTGTGCAATCAGTCTATGAAGATGTTGCTAGAGACACGAATAGGGGCCACACAGTCAAGGCTGTTTGTGAAACTTTTGCCGTTGCTAAAGATGCCGGTTACAAAGTTGTTAGTCACATGATGCCGGACTTGCCAAATGTTGGTATGGAAAGAGATTTGGAGCAATTTAAAGAGTATTTTGAGAATCCGGACTTTAGAACAGATGGATTAAAATTATATCCAACCTTGGTCATTCGCGGTACGGGTTTATACGAACTCTGGAAACAAGGCTTGTACAAATCCTATAATGCAAATGCATTGATCGACTTGGTCGCCAGAATATTAGCCTTGGTTCCACCATGGACTCGTATCTATCGTGTCCAACGAGATATTCCTATGCCATTGGTTACCTCCGGTGTCGAAAATGGTAATCTTAGGGAGTTGGCATTGGCAAGGATGAAGGATTTAGGTACACTGTGTAGAGATGTACGAACAAGAGAAGTTGGTATACAGGAGGTGCATCACAAGGTTGTGCCCGATCAAGTTGAACTCATCAGACGAGACTACTATGCCAACGGAGGTtgggaaacatttttgagCTATGAAGACCCCAAGCAGGATATCTTGATTGGATTATTGAGACTCAGAAAGGCAAGCAAGAAATATACTTATAGGAAAGAGTTTACTAAACAGCAAACATCGATTGTGAGAGAATTACATGTGTATGGTTCGGTCGTTCCCTTGCATTCAAGAGATCCAAGAAAGTTCCAGCATCAAGGATTTGGTACATTGTTGATGGAGGAAGCTGCTAGGATTGCCAAGGAGGAGCATGGTTCACTGAAGATTAGTGTTATTTCTGGAGTTGGTGTGAGAAATTATTACGCGAAATTAGGCTACGAGCTAGACGGACCTTTCATGTCTAAAGCTTTATAa
- the wis1 gene encoding MAP kinase kinase Wis1 — protein MSLNDSASSDAHTVDSKLSELNLNNDQQNDPHTTTNNNSANQQQNESKSDLKNSSGNAPEGLASPPTPTPRLPTSLSASNHPLLNSDMQARLMAFQQRRSKPASEPVNAFDPNLLQPPAPQSTAGSNSDSILETVVHNTTVETMAPSAAVDNAAKNSSTLNTENTNTGINNDNDSSNNNNNNSNNHTANTNDYNNSTVTNSSQAPPSIAPPSLNMPDRSNPVASKSKSVNNVPVAASLGKKPSLSQRRGMKLNTSAMPFNNPLGSPSNLSPGASTNKPINSTGVSPREESNSPFAMSMGKQFGQNELSRRLSERKKKPNFKLNLSDSSSSTPSRNNSLGKSATPLSSDTSQRSSASSADSKEEPQLQGLFANYSKYIDIKSGQLNFAGKASLHSKGIDFSSGSSFRVSLEEFEYLEELGRGNYGSVSKVLHKPTKVLMAMKEVRLELDETKFTQILMELDILHKCVSPYIVDFYGAFFVEGAVYMCIEYMDGGSLDQIFGNNIGIKDEAVLAYITESVTRGLRELKDNHNIIHRDVKPTNILVNSAGKVKLCDFGVSGNLVASMAKTNIGCQSYMAPERIKSTRPDDATYSVQSDVWSLGLTILEIACGHYPYPAETYGNIFSQLSAIVDGEPPNLDPQVFSKQAQFFVKSCLNKNPDLRPSYGALLQNPWLVEYRDKKTHLDELVQNRINELKAEKKGGNKTSATGGGAASADSIGSAGNSNKNAAAIPAKAANSENVSSLLKGKVRAPALHRGGLQSVNRSFLNR, from the coding sequence atgTCATTAAACGATTCGGCATCTTCAGACGCTCATACCGTTGACTCCAAGTTGCTGGAATTGAATTTGAACAATGATCAACAAAATGACCCCCACACCACGACAAATAATAATTCCGCtaatcaacaacagaatGAGTCCAAGAGCGACTTGAAGAACAGTTCGGGAAATGCACCTGAGGGTCTTGCTTCGCCTCCCACCCCAACTCCACGTTTACCCACATCTCTATCAGCATCTAACCACCCCTTGCTCAATAGTGACATGCAAGCCAGATTAATGGCTTTTCAGCAAAGACGCTCAAAGCCTGCTTCAGAACCAGTCAATGCATTCGATCCTAATCTCCTACAACCACCAGCACCCCAGAGCACTGCAGGGTCCAATAGCGACTCAATCCTTGAAACTGTGGTTCATAATACAACCGTGGAAACTATGGCTCCCTCCGCAGCTGTCGATAATGCCGCAAAAAACTCATCAACTCTCAATACCGAGAATACAAATACGGGTATAAACAATGATAACGACTCCagtaataacaacaacaacaacagcaacaaccacaCCGCCAATACGAATGATTATAACAACAGTACAGTCACAAACTCATCACAAGCTCCACCATCGATAGCTCCACCATCACTAAACATGCCTGACCGTTCCAACCCAGTGGCCCTGAAGCTGAAGTCTGTCAATAATGTTCCAGTGGCTGCTAGTTTGGGTAAAAAACCCTCTTTATCACAAAGAAGAGGAATGAAGCTAAACACCAGTGCAATGCCATTCAATAACCCACTTGGCTCCCCAAGCAACTTATCTCCAGGTGCATCTACAAACAAACCTATAAATTCTACAGGAGTTTCTCCTAGGGAAGAGTCTAACTCTCCATTTGCAATGTCAATGGGCAAACAATTTGGGCAAAACGAATTGTCCAGGCGATTATcggagagaaagaagaaaccgAATTTCAAACTCAATTTAAGCgattcttcatcttcaacgcCCTCAAGAAACAATAGTTTAGGAAAGTCAGCGACTCCTTTGTCAAGTGACACTTCTCAAAGATCATCGGCCTCGTCTGCAGATCTGAAAGAAGAACCACAATTACAAGGTTTATTCGCCAACTATTCTAAATACATTGATATCAAATCAGGACAACTCAATTTTGCAGGTAAAGCATCTCTACATTCAAAAGGTATCGATTTCCTGTCGGGGTCCTCGTTTCGTGTTTCGCTTGAAGAATTTGAATACTTGGAAGAACTAGGGCGTGGTAACTATGGGTCGGTGCTGAAAGTTTTGCACAAACCTACCAAAGTGCTCATGGCAATGAAAGAAGTTAGACTCGAGTTGGACGAGACCAAATTCACCCAGATCTTGATGGAATTGGACATTCTTCATAAATGTGTCTCACCATATATTGTTGACTTTTATGGAGCCTTTTTCGTTGAAGGTGCCGTATACATGTGCATTGAATACATGGATGGTGGATCACTTGACCAAATATTTGGTAACAATATTGGTATCAAAGACGAAGCAGTTTTGGCGTACATTACAGAATCCGTTACTAGAGGCTTGAGAGAATTGAAGGATAATCACAACATCATTCACAGAGATGTTAAGCCAACCAATATCTTGGTGAATTCTGCTGGTAAAGTGAAACTTTGTGATTTTGGTGTTTCGGGGAATCTTGTGGCATCAATGGCAAAGACCAATATAGGATGTCAATCCTACATGGCCCCGGAGAGGATCAAGAGTACCCGACCGGATGATGCGACGTACTCAGTTCAATCTGATGTTTGGTCACTTGGTTTAACGATTTTGGAAATTGCATGTGGTCATTACCCCTACCCTGCAGAAACATACGGAAATATCTTTTCACAGTTGAGTGCTATTGTTGATGGCGAGCCACCAAACCTAGATCCTCAAGTATTCTCCAAGCAAGCACAATTTTTTGTCAAAAGTTGTCTCAATAAGAACCCCGATCTCCGCCCGTCTTATGGTGCTTTGCTTCAAAACCCTTGGCTTGTTGAGTATAGAGACAAGAAGACGCATCTCGATGAACTAGTGCAAAATAGAATTAACGAATTGAAggcagaaaagaaaggaggTAACAAGACGAGTGCTAcaggtggtggtgctgcaAGTGCCGACTCTATTGGTTCCGCTGGAAATAGTAACAAGAATGCAGCTGCTATTCCCGCCAAGGCTGCAAATAGTGAGAATGTAAGTTCCTTATTGAAGGGCAAGGTTAGGGCACCGGCATTACACAGAGGTGGTCTTCAATCAGTGAATAGAAGCTTTTTGAATCGTTGA
- the REV3 gene encoding DNA polymerase zeta (BUSCO:EOG092602FH), producing MWASALSINCIHVFFMNSSHNDSTYDPAHDVSSIVWSNHSASSLSNLKIQINDYDTYQASPTKLDQLYTQVSQVPIIRIYGSIPISNDDVNMKSSVQNSPLKKTSKNGKDLASDFITNSATNATPTTITNNITNNITNATAKIATRGSSSVFNVIVHIHNFYPYFYVDCHETDYEKLQSPTYITQVINYLETMMQLSFKSRKGRKGTEEQELDDDSIIPEEDNDEGRAIPRAPRMRKYVAKVSICKAVPIYGFQLGYKLFYKISLLSPLYKTRLAKLFQENKISLVDFDKPPQPSSHASGAAQGDKKTKKRYSYTYEVHIPFLLQFLTDFNLFGCGWLFVDRDTVNDGSQTRGLYFRSPLFTETHKNVYTTSQLRCLTKYLQRYILPDNVLVDSTYQNFARIGKSMLEIDITTSSIVNRRWLSARELHDDFTEREAFNDYQADIKLFGRPKHGYKHELDGSPKIYLSSLKHIYNDLKYQCRLKNSSFDVSVDVLESSTRCYFGTGSTTWSNQKQLDELLNYMIYINGKSAFNFEKYSKKVIKNRNSQKFYKDDIMNKFPTSFALVDLEKITETHSMKMKFGDDIVIWGEFNDLFKLAHSASFVMSEEDGKFLSIENNESKQTVENKVADTVNGWNNDKESDVDLAEEVDFDLDEEIDESGSENNFDYGETSPNHGKRGKAISAFDELGNIEVQQSFSDNEMKHSPINACNSSKESGDKLLEDEIDEKYDSAKEFDIAMKRSMTQAKTQKYTAEQSPVISLSLESFTFTPTPTPTSTPTSTTTQIGTQVQTQQQQQQQQQQQQQQQQQQQQQQQQQQQQQGPHPKLGLKNLLINKNSYEVVIPENLCKRTFKDEFENTGTLEINYNDPFYSEKEDVPAKPFIFANQKMVVPVKNKHTIPSLDIIQNKEVKPNSNQTPRYTNFLFNRWQYLPEPPTKKSVANWVKEEEQKNINKRQRYRSQIDSGKTQLYDFKFSYNSEKVTRKPDEFNYLTSFHLEIHASPPNSKLVADPLRDPILMIFYSFDDENCMFEQCNYKSGVLIFNNLGLNPHLFDRLGNSLGQRFEIYDDEQEMIMRLVELVNIFDPDILSGYEVNSMSWGYIIERCRSVFETTIMSDLSRGTQRSNGKFGDRWGYTHTANIEINGRHILNVWRILKSDLSLTSYTLENVCYHLLHVSVPRYSAHQLSQWWQSGNFQNLYVVASYYMRRIELTMKIIFVQELITRNVEHSRLIGIEFNSNFYRGSQYKVESILARITKPESLLLNSPSKYQVHEMRPIECIPLVMEPKSSFYKSPLIVLDFQSLYPTIMIAYNYCFSTLIGKLHNFKPKKNNVGYLKNLDLPPGMIDLLKNDDAINVSPNGFAFVKSHVRKSVLAKMLEEILNIRIKTKSVMKMFGDDTELKKLYNSRQTALKLIANVTYGYASATFSGRMPNPDIADAIVSSGREILGKSIELIENGGYGAKVVYGDTDSLFVYFPGKSKAEAFKSGREIAKLVTDYFPDPIKLQFEKVYHPCVLLAKKRYVGYSYETENQVNPKFDAKGIETVRRDGIPAQQKITERALRILFETQNLSKVKEFTVKQFYKIMANKISINDFCFAKEVKYGNYKDERYLPPGAVLASKAVEDDPRSEPQYKERIPYLVIRDPLKERIKDRVIFPEDFIKSFSTSNPLMLDYEYYITRVLIPPLERIFNLMGADVRGWYREMPKTLGLTDNITNPFNDTCLTCGGRLDGQMYVCSKCRYSPQQLANNIVMTCKSAQQKITMNENTCRNCVHGVFLPGGIMSQYLDNCSNRDCSIYFQKVKHEQETKLLLNKKDKIMGEIDW from the exons ATGTGG GCATCGGCATTATCTATAAATTGCATCCATGTGTTTTTCATGAACAGCAGCCATAATGATTCCACATATGATCCGGCACATGATGTTAGCTCTATCGTTTGGTCAAATCATAGCGCCTCATCTTTATCAAACTTGAAAATTCAAATAAACGACTATGACACTTATCAAGCATCTCCAACTAAACTTGACCAACTATATACCCAAGTCTCCCAAGTGCCAATCATTCGAATCTATGGGTCGATTCCTATACTGAATGATGACGTAAATATGAAACTGAGTGTGCAAAACTCCCCCTTGAAGAAAACGTCAAAAAATGGCAAAGATTTAGCGTCTGATTTTATTACCAATTCAGCCACCAATGCAACTccaactactattacaaaTAATATTACAAATAATATTACAAATGCTACCGCTAAAATTGCCACTCGTGGCTCATCCTCTGTGTTTAACGTTATAGTCCATATTCACAACTTTTATCCCTACTTTTACGTTGACTGTCATGAGACCGATTATGAGAAACTACAAAGTCCAACATACATCACTCAAGTAATCAATTACTTGGAAACAATGATGCAACTTTCCTTTAAATCACGTAAAGGTCGAAAAGGTACTGAAGAGCAGGAATTGGATGACGACTCAATTATACCGGAGGAAGATAACGACGAAGGTAGAGCAATTCCAAGGGCCCCAAGGATGCGAAAATATGTGGCAAAGGTTTCAATCTGTAAAGCCGTGCCAATATACGGTTTTCAATTAGGTTACAAACTATTTTACAAGATATCATTACTCTCACCATTATACAAGACCAGGCTCGCCAAGTTGtttcaagaaaacaaaatatccCTAGTTGATTTTGACAAACCGCCACAACCATCTTCACATGCATCTGGCGCAGCTCAAGGCGATAAAAAGACTAAAAAACGGTACTCGTACACGTATGAAGTCCatattccttttcttttgcaatttctAACTGACTTCAACTTATTTGGTTGTGGGTGGCTATTCGTAGATAGAGACACTGTAAATGACGGACTGCAGACTCGTGGATTGTACTTTAGATCGCCCTTGTTCACCGAAACTCATAAAAATGTTTATACCACATCACAATTACGCTGTCTCACGAAATATTTGCAGCGCTATATTCTTCCAGATAATGTTTTGGTGGATAGCACCTACCAAAACTTTGCCAGAATCGGGAAATCTATGTTAGAAATTGACATCACCACCAGCAGTATAGTTAACCGAAGGTGGCTTTCTGCAAGAGAGTTACATGATGACTTTACTGAGCGCGAAGCATTTAACGACTACCAAGCCGATATAAAGCTCTTTGGACGTCCCAAACACGGATATAAACATGAGTTAGATGGAAGTCCCAAAATATATCTCTCCTCTTTAAAACACATCTACAATGATTTGAAATATCAATGTCGCTTGAAAAACTCCAGTTTTGATGTCTCTGTTGACGTATTGGAATCATCAACCAGATGCTATTTTGGCACTGGATCCACCACGTGGTCCAACCAAAAACAGCTCGACGAACTTTTGAACTATATGATTTACATCAATGGAAAGCTGGCATTCAACTTTGAGAAGTATTCGAAAAAAGTTATCAAGAATCGAAACTCGCAAAAGTTTTACAAAGATGACATAATGAATAAGTTTCCAACCTCATTTGCGTTAGTAGACTTGGAGAAAATTACCGAAACGCACTCCATGAAGATGAAGTTTGGTGATGATATTGTCATTTGGGGCGAATTCAACGATTTGTTTAAGCTTGCCCATCTGGCAAGTTTTGTAATGTCTGAGGAAGATGGTAAGTTTTTGTCCATCGAAAATAACGAAAGCAAGCAAACTGTGGAAAATAAAGTTGCTGATACAGTTAATGGCTGGAATAATGATAAAGAATCTGATGTAGATCTTGCTGAAGAAGTAGACTTTGATCTTGATGAGGAGATTGACGAATCTGGTAGTGAAAACAACTTTGATTACGGTGAAACTTCCCCAAATCATGGTAAGCGAGGTAAAGCTATATCTGCGTTTGATGAACTCGGCAATATCGAAGTGCAACAAAGCTTTAGCGATAATGAAATGAAACATTCCCCCATTAATGCGTGCAACAGTTCAAAAGAGAGTGGTGACAAATTGCTAGAGGAtgaaattgatgaaaaataCGATTCTGCTAAAGAGTTTGATATTGCTATGAAAAGGTCTATGACACAGgcaaaaactcaaaaatACACTGCTGAACAACTGCCAGTGATTTCACTATCTTTGGAAAGCTTTACGTTTACTCCAACTCCAACTCCAACTTCAACTCCAACCTCGACTACAACCCAAATTGGAACTCAAGttcaaactcaacaacaacaacagcaacagcaacaacaacaacaacaacagcaacagcaacaacaacaacaacaacagcaacaacaacaacaacaaggtCCACATCCAAAACTtggattgaaaaatttgctTATCAACAAGAACCTGTACGAAGTTGTTATCCCTGAAAATCTTTGCAAACGAACTTTTAAagatgaatttgaaaataccGGGACACTTGAAATCAACTACAATGACCCATTTTATAGCGAAAAAGAGGACGTTCCTGCTAAaccatttatttttgctaATCAAAAAATGGTTGTTCCTGTAAAgaacaaacacacaataCCTTCTTTGGATATAATTCAAAACAAGGAGGTGAAACCTAATCTGAACCAAACCCCAAGATATACAAATTTTCTATTCAACCGATGGCAATATTTACCAGAACCACCAACGAAAAAAAGTGTTGCTAATTGGgtcaaagaagaagagcaaaaaaatatcaacaaaCGACAAAGGTACCGATCACAAATAGACTCTGGAAAGACTCAATTGTATGACTTTAAATTTAGCTACAATTCAGAAAAAGTTACTAGAAAGCCAGATGAATTTAATTACTTGACTAGCTTTCACTTGGAAATACATGCTAGTCCTCCAAACTCCAAACTTGTTGCTGATCCACTTCGTGACCcaatattgatgattttttACTCCTTTGATGATGagaattgtatgtttgaaCAATGCAATTACAAGTCAGGAGTTTTGATCTTTAACAACTTGGGTTTGAATCCTCATCTTTTTGATCGTTTGGGCAACTCGTTGGGTCAACGGTTTGAAATATATGACGATGAGCAAGAAATGATAATGCGGCTTGTTGAATTGGTCAACATTTTTGATCCTGATATCTTGTCCGGTTACGAAGTGAACTCCATGTCTTGGGGATACATCATCGAAAGGTGTAGACTGGTCTTTGAAACAACCATAATGAGTGATCTTAGTCGTGGTACTCAAAGGAGCAATGGGAAGTTTGGCGATCGGTGGGGGTATACTCATACAGCAAACATAGAGATAAATGGTCGACATATTCTAAATGTGTGGAGAATATTGAAGTCAGATTTGAGTTTAACAAGTTATACTTTAGAGAATGTGTGTTATCACTTGCTTCACGTCTCAGTCCCCCGGTACCTGGCCCATCAATTGTCACAGTGGTGGCAAAGTGGTAATTTCCAAAACTTGTACGTTGTAGCTTCTTACTACATGAGAAGAATTGAGCTTACAATGAAGATTATATTTGTTCAGGAGTTGATCACTCGAAATGTTGAACACTCAAGGTTGATTGGAATCGAGTTTAATTCCAATTTTTACCGTGGCTCTCAGTATAAAGTTGAGTCGATTTTGGCTCGAATCACCAAACCAGAGAGTTTGCTTCTCAACTCTCCGTCGAAATACCAAGTCCATGAAATGAGACCAATTGAATGTATACCTCTCGTTATGGAACCAAAATCAAGTTTTTACAAATCACCTTTGATTGTGTTGGACTTTCAATCTTTGTACCCAACTATCATGATTGCCTACAACTAttgtttttcaacattGATTGGTAAGCTACACAACTTCAagcccaaaaaaaacaatgttGGCTATTTGAAGAATTTGGACTTGCCGCCTGGTATGATTGACTTGCTCAAGAATGATGATGCTATTAATGTATCACCTAATGGCTTTGCATTTGTAAAAAGTCATGTGCGAAAATCAGTTTTGGCAAAAATGTTGGAAGAGATCCTAAACATACGTATCAAGACAAAATCCGTTATGAAAATGTTTGGCGACGATacagaattgaaaaagttgtaCAATTCCAGACAAACGGCATTGAAATTAATTGCTAATGTTACTTATGGCTATGCGTCAGCTACGTTCAGTGGGAGGATGCCGAATCCCGATATCGCTGATGCGATTGTCTCGAGTGGCAGAGAAATTCTCGGTAAATCTATTGAACTAATAGAAAACGGCGGGTACGGGGCAAAAGTTGTTTATGGAGATACCGACTcgctttttgtttattttccaGGCAAGTCCAAGGCAGAAGCATTTAAACTGGGTAGGGAAATTGCAAAGCTAGTTACAGATTATTTCCCAGATCCAATTAAACTTCAGTTTGAAAAAGTCTATCATCCATGTGTGTTATTGGCAAAGAAGAGATATGTAGGTTATTCATACGAAACTGAGAACCAAGTGAATCCCAAATTTGATGCCAAGGGAATCGAAACGGTACGAAGGGATGGAATTCCTGCTCAACAAAAAATCACCGAGCGGGCTTTGAGAATTCTATTTGAGACTCAAAATTTGTCTAAAGTTAAGGAGTTTACAGTAAAACAATTTTACAAAATCATGGCTAATAAAATCTCCATTAAtgacttttgttttgcaaaggaGGTGAAGTACGGTAATTACAAAGATGAAAGGTATTTACCTCCTGGTGCAGTTCTCGCAAGCAAAGCCGTCGAAGATGATCCTCGAAGTGAGCCACAATACAAGGAAAGAATTCCTTACTTGGTTATACGCGACCCTTTAAAGGAAAGGATCAAGGATCGCGTAATTTTTCCCGAGGACTTTATCAAGTCATTTTCCACGTCAAATCCTCTCATGCTTGATTACGAATACTATATTACTAGGGTGCTAATCCCACCCTTGGAGAGAATTTTTAATCTCATGGGAGCTGACGTTCGAGGATGGTACAGAGAAATGCCAAAGACCCTTGGCCTTACGGATAATATTACAAATCCATTTAATGACACTTGTTTGACTTGTGGTGGTCGGTTGGATGGACAAATGTATGTTTGTTCAAAATGCAGATACTCTCCACAGCAACTAGCAAATAATATTGTAATGACTTGCAAATCAGCTCAACAAAAGATTACAATGAATGAAAACACCTGCAGAAACTGTGTGCATGGTGTTTTTTTACCTGGAGGTATTATGTCGCAGTATTTAGATAACTGCAGCAATCGTGATTGCagtatttattttcaaaaagtgaaacatgaacaagaaacaaaattactattgaataaaaaagacaagatTATGGGTGAAATAGACTGGTGA
- the ALG8 gene encoding glycosyl transferase (CAZy:GT57) produces the protein MVGYHSTDFDVHRNWLAVTHNLPLSQWYTENTSQWTLDYPPFFAFFEWVLSQFVPSRVEKDGCLDIVEVGQYGLPTVYFQRITVIVSELVLFAALQWIIDTSSNYELRRRMYVATASLALSPGLLLIDHIHFQYNGMMYGFLLLCFNSARLNRYLLCGFWFALLLCFKHIYLYLAPAVFVFLLRSYCLNLHWDKKMNVFSNLCKLVKWRNLLKLGSVVVLVFGIAFVPFYKALPQLLSRLFPFSRGLTHAYWAPNMWALYSFFDRFFIQVYKRVPMTRYFLERTFRFDAAALGNDALLQTSTRGLIGDIEFFILPEITPRLTFLLTLFYQIMALIPLFIQPSYRKFIGATTLCGYASFLFGWHVHEKAILLVIFPMTLIVARDRRLLPAYNLLVACGYGSLFPLIFTSNEWLLKVVYTFLWYIIFYFNFRKVVRVSKTVDRSGNVDRLVNAYLLLFILIVTFTTTVDILKGKFPILKQFEFLNLMIYSVYCGIGVVGSWNIFSWLYFVDETIWE, from the coding sequence ATGGTTGGCTACCATTCAACCGATTTCGATGTGCATAGAAATTGGTTAGCTGTCACACACAACTTGCCATTATCACAGTGGTATACTGAAAACACTTCTCAGTGGACATTAGACTATCCACcattttttgcctttttcgAATGGGTTTTATCCCAGTTTGTTCCGTCAAGAGTTGAGAAAGATGGATGTTTGGATATTGTTGAAGTGGGACAGTATGGTTTGCCAACTGTCTATTTCCAGAGAATTACGGTCATTGTTAGTGAGTTGGTATTATTTGCAGCTCTTCAATGGATCATTGATACTTCATCAAACTACGAATTAAGACGACGAATGTATGTTGCTACTGCAAGTCTAGCTTTATCGCCGGGCCTCCTATTGATTGATCACATTCACTTCCAGTACAACGGTATGATGTATGGGTTTTTATTGCTATGCTTCAACAGTGCGAGGTTAAATCGTTATCTACTTTGTGGATTTTGGTTTGCGCTCTTGTTGTGTTTCAAGCATATCTACCTCTACTTGGCACCGGctgtgtttgtttttcttcttagGTCATATTGTTTGAATTTGCATTGGGACAAAAAGATGAATGTATTTAGTAATCTTTgcaaacttgtcaaatgGAGAAACTTGCTCAAATTGGGTTCAGTTGTGGTTCTTGTATTTGGGATCgcttttgttcctttttatAAAGCATTACCCCAATTGCTATCGCGTTTATTTCCATTTAGTCGTGGGTTGACTCATGCATACTGGGCGCCAAATATGTGGGCAttgtattcattttttgataGGTTCTTCATTCAAGTTTATAAACGTGTTCCAATGACTCGATATTTTTTGGAAAGAACATTTAGGTTTGATGCAGCCGCACTTGGCAATGATGCCTTGTTGCAAACCTCAACTCGCGGTTTAATTGGAGATATTGAGTTTTTTATTCTACCAGAGATTACACCAAGGCTTACGTTTTTATTGACGTTATTCTATCAGATTATGGCATTGATCCCGCTTTTTATACAGCCCTCGTATCGAAAATTTATCGGGGCCACCACGTTGTGTGGCTATgcttctttcttgtttggATGGCACGTGCACGAAAAGGCGATTTTGCTTGTGATATTCCCCATGACACTTATTGTGGCTCGCGATCGAAGGTTGTTGCCGGCTTACAACTTACTTGTCGCATGTGGATATGGGTCATTGTTTCCGTTGATTTTCACGTCCAATGAATGGTTGCTCAAGGTTGTTTACACATTTCTTTGGTACATTATTTTCTACTTTAATTTCAGAAAGGTAGTTAGGGTATCAAAAACAGTCGACCGGAGTGGAAACGTCGACCGCTTGGTCAATGCATACCTTTTGTTGTTCATCTTGATCGTTACCTTTACTACAACCGTTGACATTCTCAAAGGAAAGTTTCCAATCTTGAAGCAATTTGAATTTCTTAATTTGATGATCTACAGTGTGTACTGTGGTATTGGCGTTGTTGGTAGCTGGAATATTTTTTCATGGTTGTATTTTGTAGATGAAACCATCTGGGAGTAA